The Calditrichota bacterium genome has a window encoding:
- a CDS encoding PLP-dependent transferase codes for MKFSTLCLHAGVRPDPSNGAIMTPIFQTSTYVQPELGKNLGYEYSRTDNPTRAALQESIATLEGGKFGLCFSSGMGAVDCLIATLSAGDHVVCGDDVYGGTFRIFKYVREKQGIASDFVDLTNLDVVEKSITPQTKWIWLETPTNPLLKLVDIAAIVKIAHAKGVKVAVDNTFATPYFQQPLALGADMVMHSVTKYLNGHSDVVMGSIVTSDEELYQKLKYIQNACGAVPGPMDCFLTLRGIKTLAVRMERHQANAAILAKDLEMNTHVNWVRYPGLKSHPQQELAMRQMSGFAGMISFELKGGLEAARKFVSGLHLFALAESLGGVESLADHPAIMTHATIPRELREKLGVTDGLIRLSVGLEDVDDLRQDLQNGFAKLK; via the coding sequence ATGAAATTCTCCACACTTTGTTTGCATGCGGGCGTTCGTCCCGATCCTTCTAACGGCGCGATTATGACGCCGATTTTTCAGACGTCCACTTACGTGCAGCCGGAACTCGGCAAGAATCTTGGCTACGAATATTCACGCACGGATAATCCCACGCGCGCGGCGCTGCAAGAGTCTATTGCTACGCTTGAAGGCGGAAAATTCGGGTTGTGTTTTTCGAGCGGCATGGGCGCGGTGGATTGTTTGATTGCGACGCTCTCTGCGGGAGATCACGTCGTTTGCGGCGACGACGTCTACGGCGGGACGTTCCGCATCTTCAAATACGTGCGTGAGAAACAGGGCATCGCCTCGGATTTCGTGGATTTGACCAACCTCGACGTGGTTGAAAAGAGCATCACCCCACAGACTAAGTGGATTTGGCTTGAGACTCCGACAAATCCGCTGTTGAAACTTGTGGACATTGCCGCGATTGTGAAGATTGCACATGCGAAGGGAGTCAAGGTTGCCGTGGACAACACGTTCGCGACGCCGTATTTTCAGCAGCCGCTCGCGCTCGGTGCGGACATGGTGATGCACAGCGTCACGAAATACCTGAACGGTCACAGCGACGTGGTAATGGGTTCGATTGTCACGAGTGACGAAGAGCTTTATCAGAAACTCAAGTACATCCAAAACGCGTGCGGCGCGGTGCCGGGACCGATGGACTGTTTCTTGACGCTGCGCGGCATCAAGACTCTGGCGGTACGCATGGAACGTCATCAGGCCAACGCGGCTATTCTTGCGAAAGATCTTGAGATGAATACGCACGTCAATTGGGTGCGCTATCCGGGTTTGAAATCGCATCCGCAGCAGGAACTCGCGATGCGCCAAATGAGCGGATTCGCTGGAATGATCAGCTTCGAACTGAAGGGCGGACTTGAAGCCGCACGCAAATTCGTAAGCGGTTTACATCTGTTTGCACTGGCTGAATCTTTAGGCGGAGTTGAGTCTCTGGCAGACCACCCAGCGATCATGACCCACGCGACGATTCCGCGCGAGCTACGGGAAAAGTTAGGCGTCACCGATGGGCTGATTCGGCTCTCTGTTGGACTCGAGGACGTAGATGATCTGCGACAGGATTTGCAAAACGGCTTCGCAAAGCTGAAGTAG
- a CDS encoding Gfo/Idh/MocA family oxidoreductase, with amino-acid sequence MTNLRVGVVGAGYLGTIHCRLLSANTDVMWTGVFDTDKNKAQSVAEQFGGLSAPSLEHMIEHNDALMVVSATSSHFAVAKQALEAGKHVFLEKPITTTVAEGEELVALAKTKALVIQVGHVERFSRAFRALGKDYPHPKFIEAHRLAQFKPRGTDVAVVLDLMIHDLDLILKLMGEFPSQIDASGVAVISEAADIANARLTFPSGGVANVTASRISANPMRKLRMFSEDSYISLDFAKGEVQQFRLAHTDEEHVAGTLMLGEIEKGAVKRKILMGAPSAPEGNAIDMEQRAFFDAIVNGTEPPVTGQDGLDALKVAVKILEKIGTTEIATGRE; translated from the coding sequence GTGACTAATTTAAGAGTTGGTGTTGTCGGTGCGGGGTATTTGGGGACTATTCACTGCAGGCTTTTGTCCGCGAACACGGACGTAATGTGGACGGGTGTTTTCGACACGGATAAGAACAAAGCTCAATCCGTTGCCGAACAATTCGGCGGGCTGTCCGCTCCCTCGCTTGAGCATATGATTGAACATAATGACGCTCTGATGGTGGTGTCGGCAACGTCGTCACATTTTGCCGTGGCGAAGCAAGCGCTTGAAGCGGGCAAGCACGTTTTTTTGGAAAAGCCCATCACCACGACCGTGGCCGAGGGCGAAGAGCTTGTAGCCTTGGCCAAGACGAAGGCGCTGGTGATTCAAGTCGGTCACGTCGAAAGATTCAGCCGCGCGTTTCGCGCTTTGGGAAAAGACTATCCGCATCCGAAATTTATCGAAGCGCACAGGCTCGCACAATTCAAGCCGCGCGGCACGGACGTGGCCGTGGTGCTGGATTTGATGATTCACGATTTGGATTTGATTTTGAAATTGATGGGCGAGTTCCCGTCGCAGATTGACGCGTCGGGCGTCGCCGTCATCAGCGAAGCGGCGGATATTGCCAATGCAAGGTTGACTTTTCCGTCGGGCGGTGTGGCGAACGTCACGGCGTCGCGAATTAGCGCGAACCCGATGCGCAAACTCAGAATGTTTTCGGAAGACAGTTATATTTCGCTGGATTTTGCCAAAGGTGAGGTGCAGCAATTCAGACTCGCACACACGGATGAAGAGCACGTAGCGGGAACTTTGATGCTGGGCGAAATCGAGAAAGGCGCCGTCAAGCGCAAAATCTTGATGGGTGCGCCAAGTGCGCCTGAAGGAAACGCCATTGACATGGAGCAGAGGGCATTTTTCGATGCGATCGTAAATGGAACGGAGCCGCCAGTGACCGGACAGGACGGACTTGATGCGCTGAAAGTTGCCGTGAAGATATTGGAGAAGATCGGCACGACGGAAATTGCGACGGGGAGAGAATAG
- a CDS encoding oligosaccharide flippase family protein, with the protein MAETKTYRGGTLIHLFGSLSEGAFNMLFTIVLVRLISQNDFGSWRQFMSLAAIVWNITIFGLPASLFYFVSIAKPEERGAIARRTMWLALSIGAVATVVFFFGLGLAANVYHSPKLSEEALLFTSFFGLGFPMFIITPMLVAADQRAVLATMRFCMGLLRFASLALLVWMDADLRTLLIALNGFAVIQFVVVVYLYLRAAGPALVPLKQGFDEQLKYSRHVSAMTVAGQLSVEMDKIFVSTYYTPEVFASYSVGARELPFVPQIPYSITDSQVPHLSRFASQGLFAEYFALLHLWVRRIALIMYPIFTMILFQHREIFTILFTAEYIDGAIPMLIIGCLIPMRVTSHYQLLLTLGASRDVMFASFAMLASVLTFSFGLLHYLGPIGATLGFVISEYIIFSYMILRIAQRTDSSIARVLPWGFLLKLLATAVVCGALALPVLGIVPFETTFWRFAVYAATMMILYTAAVITFGLVSKEDIALLRSKLKRG; encoded by the coding sequence ATGGCTGAGACCAAGACATACCGGGGTGGAACTCTCATCCACCTGTTTGGCAGCTTGTCGGAAGGCGCGTTCAATATGCTCTTTACGATTGTGCTTGTGCGGCTGATTTCGCAGAACGATTTCGGCAGTTGGCGGCAGTTTATGTCCCTCGCGGCAATTGTTTGGAATATTACGATCTTTGGGCTGCCGGCAAGCCTGTTCTACTTCGTCAGTATCGCGAAACCCGAAGAGCGCGGCGCCATCGCGCGGCGCACGATGTGGCTGGCGCTATCTATCGGCGCTGTCGCCACCGTGGTCTTCTTTTTTGGGCTGGGGCTTGCCGCGAATGTTTACCATTCGCCCAAACTGTCCGAAGAAGCTCTGTTGTTCACGTCGTTCTTCGGGCTGGGTTTTCCGATGTTCATTATCACCCCGATGCTGGTGGCTGCGGATCAACGGGCGGTTTTGGCAACCATGCGGTTCTGCATGGGGCTTTTGCGCTTCGCCTCATTAGCCTTGTTGGTGTGGATGGATGCGGACTTGCGAACACTGCTGATTGCGCTGAACGGTTTTGCGGTGATCCAATTCGTCGTAGTGGTGTATTTGTATCTGCGCGCGGCGGGTCCGGCACTGGTGCCGTTGAAGCAAGGGTTTGACGAACAACTCAAGTATTCGCGGCACGTCAGCGCGATGACGGTCGCCGGACAACTCTCCGTGGAAATGGATAAGATATTTGTTTCCACGTACTACACGCCCGAGGTGTTCGCGTCGTATTCGGTGGGCGCGCGGGAGCTTCCGTTCGTGCCGCAGATTCCTTACAGCATCACGGATTCGCAGGTCCCGCATCTCAGCAGGTTTGCTTCACAGGGGTTGTTCGCGGAGTACTTCGCTTTGCTGCATCTGTGGGTAAGGCGGATTGCGCTGATTATGTATCCGATCTTCACGATGATACTTTTTCAGCACCGCGAGATTTTCACGATTCTGTTTACAGCCGAGTACATCGACGGGGCCATACCGATGCTGATTATCGGCTGTTTGATTCCGATGCGCGTGACCTCACACTACCAGTTGCTGCTTACACTGGGCGCGTCACGAGACGTGATGTTTGCGTCATTCGCGATGTTGGCTTCGGTGCTGACTTTTAGTTTCGGTCTTCTGCACTACCTTGGACCAATCGGGGCTACATTAGGGTTCGTTATTTCCGAGTATATCATCTTCAGTTACATGATTTTGAGGATTGCACAGAGAACGGACTCCAGCATCGCACGCGTGCTGCCGTGGGGATTCTTGCTTAAGCTGCTTGCCACGGCCGTCGTTTGCGGAGCTTTGGCTTTGCCGGTTTTGGGAATCGTTCCGTTTGAAACTACCTTTTGGCGATTTGCCGTTTATGCCGCGACCATGATGATTTTGTACACCGCCGCTGTGATTACGTTTGGACTTGTGTCGAAAGAGGACATTGCGCTGCTGCGCAGCAAGCTAAAACGCGGATGA
- a CDS encoding chemotaxis protein CheX: MSAEIALIGFPRLQEQIATRLLEEHDVKVERVNHDEAASRLSMFNLALFFWPDGGEIGTQRLKAMKEQAGEKSCPIVIVTSHTGQYTAQNLVGGDAADILITPLQPHDVSQKLAKYAGVARSTETLSVDADYVNPFVSGTVETLKQMAGMGCERTGLRISQDATSKGFYSGTIGLTGNAEGFVSVTFSKELATKIVAKMLSMELEELSEEDIRDGVGEFMNVVAGAAKAELVNTKNSFSLSIPQVFSGGPHTAAQPRGIPVFVIEFSAEGDPFDVLVCLRHKQG; the protein is encoded by the coding sequence ATGAGCGCAGAAATTGCTTTGATCGGGTTTCCGAGACTACAGGAGCAGATTGCGACCCGCCTGCTTGAGGAACACGACGTCAAGGTGGAACGAGTTAATCACGATGAAGCGGCTTCGCGGCTGTCGATGTTCAACCTTGCGCTGTTTTTCTGGCCCGACGGAGGCGAAATCGGCACGCAAAGACTGAAGGCGATGAAGGAACAGGCTGGCGAAAAGTCTTGCCCGATCGTAATCGTGACCAGCCATACGGGCCAGTACACTGCACAAAACTTAGTCGGTGGCGATGCCGCGGACATCTTAATAACTCCGCTGCAGCCGCATGACGTGTCGCAGAAGCTCGCAAAATATGCGGGTGTCGCACGCTCGACCGAGACATTGTCGGTAGATGCGGATTATGTCAATCCGTTTGTTTCCGGCACGGTTGAAACGCTGAAGCAGATGGCTGGGATGGGCTGCGAGCGCACCGGGCTGAGGATCTCACAGGACGCCACGTCAAAGGGCTTTTACTCCGGAACAATCGGACTGACGGGAAATGCGGAAGGTTTCGTGTCCGTGACCTTTTCCAAAGAGCTTGCCACGAAAATCGTCGCAAAAATGCTCTCCATGGAATTGGAAGAACTCTCGGAAGAAGATATTCGTGACGGCGTGGGCGAATTCATGAACGTCGTGGCCGGCGCCGCCAAAGCCGAGTTGGTGAACACGAAAAACTCCTTTAGCTTGTCGATTCCGCAGGTTTTCAGCGGCGGACCGCATACCGCCGCGCAGCCCCGAGGAATTCCGGTATTTGTGATTGAGTTCAGCGCAGAAGGAGATCCGTTCGACGTTCTCGTGTGTCTGAGACATAAGCAGGGATAG
- a CDS encoding response regulator, whose product MTILSVDDSTTIRRIVKRSCEELGHTVLEAADGAAALATLAEKSSEVSLVILDWNMPGMTGLEVLKAVKSDPRTKNIVVMMLTSEADMNFVKEALAAGAQNYLTKPFDQKMLALKIQESMAMISA is encoded by the coding sequence ATGACTATCCTTTCCGTGGATGACTCGACTACCATCCGCCGCATTGTAAAACGCAGTTGCGAGGAACTCGGTCACACCGTCCTTGAGGCGGCGGACGGAGCCGCCGCGCTGGCCACGTTAGCCGAGAAAAGCAGCGAAGTGTCGCTCGTCATTTTGGATTGGAACATGCCGGGGATGACGGGGCTTGAAGTGCTTAAGGCAGTGAAGAGCGATCCGAGAACAAAAAACATCGTCGTGATGATGCTGACATCTGAAGCGGACATGAATTTTGTGAAGGAAGCACTCGCAGCCGGAGCACAAAACTATTTAACCAAGCCTTTTGACCAGAAAATGCTCGCCCTGAAAATTCAGGAGAGCATGGCCATGATCTCCGCGTAA
- a CDS encoding T9SS type A sorting domain-containing protein: protein MFWIILVLLSFFAGSDALAEPRQWDRDGFPVRAVRVIDDFSSVSRADGTTLLVWAQSEGSDPVIKGQLLSPTGAQLWATDGIVLAYGTSKASFPDVTAVEGGWVIVWLDGVVIYTGRDDRSDFGATGELRAIKIDDNGAPLWFSGRAGIPVSPTLDWYAPKSYTVNPSGEGAIITWHTWNEDRAQRVAADGEMMWEQPVDVPYYYESNNFASDGADGILFTWVFVSGNVRELRANKLLADGTFAWNDEDGALVHSGGDHYSPQICMDGSGGALVEWLIDGTETALVAQHLDAQGAVQWQAAGVTVLEMTQQWWRHEMAPSFSGGVVDGYLSITGDAPDDYYNLVAQKVSISGVPVWGLDGAVVCDALSDSLIPSDIRIASDQSGGALCAAEYRSIGAHYSQYTGLTRIGADETRPWNESCMLAVDSSDNAIFVLSNPQVINDIVRFGWLERSSGLDNDIRVWDFSLATGTPDENESTRITPGDRRDIQSVQIVKLNNGSTATAWSTSNGWNETSHFQIVDVFGNAVLEEDERLLCRNADGTPVWATRPELCSDGNGGFFAALRSYEEGYYLQRVVHVDGNGNFVSPPEGVELTFDGFLEVDYNRVICIADGMGGCYVAAGWYNTQFVLDVLVARLDSQCQPVWESPAVFDGGGIDAAPFLVTTSSDHAVLIGYKLLEFENAEQRIARVSTTGDVDWNISLAAHLGGSGYSTEFGACTDNYDGAFVTWIDRDNDTDIYRAWVQRISPTGELLFGEQGVLFYESEDYIRDISCSADIPGNVTMAWEQFNATDLDIYGQRVLANGTVAWLEGGVPLTTAAHDQYNPITITISDNEIYVLWNDERAGGAIWWESDIYGTHLNARGQVRDDSYWQEGGSPICNYPYFQTSPSAVADGAGGLTVAWLDARCGLGYDYSVFAQRLYDPIFTDVNEPAALPSEFSLSQNYPNPFNPSTVIEFSLPTTSKAGLKVFDVTGRLVTTLVDEQMTAGNHRAHFDGSRLSSGVYFYKLEAADRSFTRKMVLIK, encoded by the coding sequence ATGTTTTGGATTATTCTTGTCTTACTTAGCTTTTTTGCTGGTAGTGACGCTCTCGCTGAACCGCGCCAATGGGATAGAGATGGATTTCCCGTTCGCGCGGTTCGTGTTATTGATGATTTTTCTTCAGTATCGCGCGCAGACGGGACCACGCTTTTGGTGTGGGCACAATCTGAGGGCAGTGACCCCGTGATCAAGGGTCAGCTTCTTTCGCCCACCGGAGCACAACTTTGGGCAACGGATGGGATTGTCCTTGCTTATGGAACATCCAAGGCTTCCTTCCCTGATGTCACTGCGGTTGAGGGAGGATGGGTTATTGTTTGGCTGGACGGAGTCGTGATCTACACCGGTCGCGATGACCGCAGCGATTTCGGCGCGACGGGTGAATTGCGTGCCATAAAGATCGACGACAACGGAGCTCCGCTGTGGTTTAGCGGACGCGCTGGAATTCCGGTTTCACCGACTTTGGATTGGTACGCTCCGAAATCCTACACGGTGAATCCGAGCGGCGAAGGCGCAATAATCACTTGGCACACGTGGAATGAAGACCGTGCGCAACGGGTGGCCGCAGACGGTGAGATGATGTGGGAGCAGCCGGTTGATGTTCCCTACTACTACGAAAGCAATAACTTTGCAAGCGACGGCGCTGACGGCATTTTGTTCACGTGGGTTTTTGTAAGCGGAAATGTGCGAGAACTGCGCGCCAACAAACTTCTTGCTGACGGGACATTCGCGTGGAACGACGAAGACGGAGCGTTGGTTCACTCCGGCGGCGACCACTATTCACCGCAGATTTGCATGGACGGCAGCGGCGGAGCATTGGTGGAATGGCTGATTGACGGGACGGAGACTGCACTCGTCGCGCAGCATCTCGACGCACAGGGTGCCGTTCAATGGCAGGCGGCGGGTGTGACCGTTCTTGAAATGACCCAGCAATGGTGGCGGCACGAAATGGCTCCCTCGTTTTCCGGCGGAGTCGTCGACGGCTATCTCTCCATCACGGGCGACGCTCCGGACGACTACTACAACCTCGTCGCGCAAAAGGTCTCGATTTCCGGAGTTCCAGTTTGGGGTCTTGACGGCGCGGTCGTCTGCGATGCTTTGAGTGATTCGTTGATCCCTTCTGACATTCGTATCGCGTCTGACCAATCGGGCGGCGCACTGTGCGCGGCAGAGTACCGCAGTATCGGCGCGCACTATTCACAGTACACGGGTTTGACCAGAATCGGAGCTGACGAGACGCGGCCATGGAACGAAAGCTGTATGCTGGCGGTCGACTCGTCTGACAATGCGATCTTCGTGCTTAGCAATCCGCAAGTCATCAATGACATTGTGCGCTTCGGTTGGCTTGAACGGAGCTCAGGATTGGACAATGACATACGCGTGTGGGACTTTAGTCTGGCGACGGGAACTCCGGACGAGAATGAATCCACGCGTATCACTCCCGGAGATAGACGGGACATTCAGTCTGTTCAGATTGTCAAACTGAACAACGGTTCTACCGCGACAGCTTGGTCGACGTCGAACGGCTGGAATGAAACGTCACATTTCCAAATCGTCGATGTGTTCGGCAATGCGGTGCTGGAAGAAGACGAACGGCTGTTGTGCCGGAATGCTGACGGAACCCCCGTGTGGGCGACGCGGCCCGAGCTTTGTTCTGACGGCAACGGAGGATTCTTTGCCGCTTTACGAAGCTATGAAGAGGGATATTATTTGCAGCGCGTGGTTCACGTTGACGGCAACGGGAATTTTGTTTCGCCGCCGGAAGGAGTTGAACTCACGTTTGACGGCTTTCTTGAGGTTGACTACAATAGAGTGATTTGCATCGCTGACGGTATGGGCGGGTGCTACGTCGCGGCGGGCTGGTACAACACACAATTTGTTTTGGATGTGCTGGTTGCGCGTCTCGATTCGCAGTGTCAGCCTGTGTGGGAGTCTCCTGCAGTGTTTGACGGCGGAGGAATTGACGCTGCGCCGTTCTTGGTTACAACGAGTTCCGATCACGCCGTTTTGATCGGCTATAAGCTGTTGGAATTCGAGAACGCTGAACAACGAATCGCGCGCGTTTCGACGACGGGCGATGTCGATTGGAACATAAGTTTGGCGGCTCACTTGGGCGGCAGCGGTTATTCTACAGAGTTTGGCGCGTGCACGGACAATTATGACGGCGCTTTCGTCACATGGATTGACCGCGACAATGATACGGATATTTACCGCGCGTGGGTGCAGCGTATTTCTCCAACGGGAGAACTTCTGTTCGGCGAGCAAGGCGTGCTGTTCTATGAAAGTGAAGACTACATTCGAGATATTTCCTGCTCAGCGGATATTCCCGGCAACGTGACCATGGCATGGGAACAATTTAATGCGACCGATTTGGACATCTACGGACAACGAGTGCTTGCGAACGGAACCGTTGCGTGGCTTGAGGGAGGTGTGCCTTTGACTACGGCTGCGCACGACCAATACAATCCCATCACGATTACAATTAGTGACAATGAGATTTATGTACTGTGGAACGATGAACGTGCCGGCGGAGCAATTTGGTGGGAGAGCGACATCTACGGAACACATCTGAATGCGCGCGGACAAGTTCGGGATGATTCGTACTGGCAGGAGGGCGGCAGTCCTATCTGCAATTACCCGTATTTTCAAACAAGTCCCTCGGCGGTTGCAGATGGCGCAGGCGGGCTTACAGTGGCATGGCTGGATGCGCGCTGCGGGTTGGGATACGACTACTCGGTTTTCGCGCAACGGCTTTATGATCCGATCTTCACCGACGTGAATGAACCTGCCGCGCTTCCGTCGGAGTTTTCGCTGTCGCAAAACTATCCCAATCCGTTCAATCCTTCGACGGTGATTGAGTTTTCTTTGCCGACCACGAGCAAGGCGGGTTTGAAGGTGTTTGATGTGACAGGCAGATTGGTTACGACGCTGGTGGATGAGCAGATGACGGCGGGAAATCATCGCGCGCATTTTGACGGATCGAGATTGTCGTCGGGAGTGTATTTTTATAAACTCGAAGCCGCGGACAGGTCGTTCACCCGCAAGATGGTGTTGATCAAGTAA
- a CDS encoding T9SS type A sorting domain-containing protein: MLWILCLATIALMSDNSFADPRQWDTDGVAVREANFLRWWGETASADDGASMLVWTLEKRRTPELYGQWLSSDGSEVSDFNGRLLARGGDAGISYPEVIFVGDGYIVTWMDLDILNEDEVYVIRGRVKAMKYSAGGTRMWAAPALDGVLIHDGGTADYRPELAMCDDGNGGAYIHWYSAGHWYLQRVTSAGALAWAAPLELPEATNWSLYSIAADGAGGAFAAWQAAPDVFCQRYDATGTSVWPSPALLGDAEAPYANFNVYGDGTGGALISWDVSGPNGRTTNAQRLNVDGQLMWQEGGVQIAGPHYGYSRVALSFAQGTIDGLLVGWQSRSEPYFDRVFVQKVNLTSELLWGTNEMCPSSEQFLYQEVGRIASDQAGGALVIWNEDWVNSPSFRLSHVNASGSSVWNDCFMEYSSGRYTSSARVLLGGGNRAIVVWENAPEQSDHLRVKSFDLINGALASTLLLDDYLFGDVGNYATLSLPNARIALVWEDTRGDFSKSLYYKILEADGSSEFPESGAELVIPAGDELAIEDLSLCSDGAGGFFCVFASFEGGNRILRLTRRAADGTQIGPASGQLIGSPIYDQRYAHCISDQSNGAYVVWSEFDDNFYLDIFAQRVNSQCQTMWSEPTTVLNETFYDEIVVGLVPSTNGSCIAFGRTDDFAAYHVEALRLTSEGTIDWQTAATPDSIDFSDVISDGHGGAVLTWRAGYYAQGDWPRVQRLDANGSLLWPTEGVRLDTVSYYSSYPKLGIDQADNVFATYFGESESGLRNIRVQKISPNGDLLWTENARVFEMNFSNVGWPKIAVVNSENIYVCWSEQDPSYTTNLLAVHLNGNGESAPDPFWHDQSGSELIESPMRTLDYQLVADVDEGIAVAWSEFSSTGFAISLAAQRIYDPIPVSVEDEPVVPTEFSLAQNYPNPFNPSTVIEFSLPTTSKASLKVFDVTGRLVATLVDETMIAGVHRVSFDAASLPSGVYFYNFRADHHSMTRKMVLLR; this comes from the coding sequence ATGCTTTGGATACTTTGCCTTGCTACAATTGCCTTGATGTCTGATAACTCTTTTGCCGATCCGCGACAGTGGGATACGGATGGTGTGGCGGTGAGAGAAGCGAACTTTCTGCGCTGGTGGGGAGAAACCGCCAGCGCGGACGACGGCGCTTCAATGCTTGTGTGGACGCTGGAAAAGCGACGCACGCCGGAGCTTTATGGTCAGTGGCTGTCGTCGGACGGAAGCGAAGTCTCGGATTTCAACGGACGACTTCTGGCTCGCGGTGGCGACGCGGGAATCAGTTATCCTGAAGTTATCTTCGTGGGCGATGGATATATTGTCACGTGGATGGACCTTGATATCCTGAATGAGGATGAGGTATATGTTATTCGGGGCCGTGTAAAAGCCATGAAGTACTCTGCGGGCGGAACACGCATGTGGGCAGCTCCTGCGCTCGACGGTGTGCTGATACACGATGGCGGCACAGCTGACTACCGTCCTGAATTGGCAATGTGTGACGACGGCAACGGCGGCGCATATATCCATTGGTACAGCGCGGGCCATTGGTATTTGCAGCGGGTGACTTCGGCGGGTGCGCTTGCTTGGGCAGCTCCATTGGAACTGCCGGAGGCTACCAATTGGTCACTCTACTCCATTGCTGCGGACGGAGCAGGGGGCGCGTTTGCTGCTTGGCAAGCCGCCCCGGATGTTTTTTGCCAGCGATATGACGCGACTGGAACATCTGTTTGGCCATCGCCCGCGTTGCTTGGAGATGCGGAAGCACCCTATGCGAATTTCAATGTGTATGGTGACGGAACGGGCGGCGCTTTGATAAGCTGGGACGTTAGCGGCCCAAATGGCCGTACAACCAATGCACAGCGACTGAACGTCGACGGTCAACTTATGTGGCAAGAAGGCGGCGTTCAGATTGCGGGTCCACATTACGGATACTCTCGAGTGGCATTGAGTTTTGCGCAGGGTACAATAGATGGATTGCTTGTTGGTTGGCAGAGCCGGAGTGAACCATATTTTGACCGCGTCTTTGTTCAGAAAGTAAATCTCACTTCTGAATTGCTCTGGGGCACAAATGAAATGTGTCCGTCCTCGGAGCAGTTTCTTTATCAAGAAGTGGGCCGCATCGCGAGCGATCAAGCGGGAGGCGCGTTGGTTATTTGGAATGAGGACTGGGTCAACAGCCCGAGTTTCAGACTCTCACACGTGAATGCGAGCGGCTCTTCGGTTTGGAATGACTGCTTCATGGAATATTCATCCGGTAGATACACGAGCAGTGCGCGGGTTCTGCTGGGCGGCGGCAATCGCGCCATCGTCGTGTGGGAAAACGCACCCGAACAATCAGACCATTTGCGGGTGAAGTCGTTTGACTTGATCAACGGCGCGCTTGCATCCACGCTTCTGCTTGACGACTATCTCTTTGGAGATGTTGGAAACTATGCCACGTTGTCTTTGCCCAACGCGCGGATTGCTCTCGTCTGGGAAGACACAAGGGGTGATTTCTCAAAGTCGCTTTACTACAAGATTTTGGAAGCGGACGGCAGCAGCGAGTTTCCGGAGAGCGGGGCCGAACTTGTTATTCCCGCAGGCGATGAATTGGCGATTGAAGACCTTTCGTTGTGCTCCGACGGCGCGGGCGGATTTTTCTGTGTGTTTGCCAGCTTTGAGGGTGGCAATAGAATTCTCCGGCTCACCCGGCGAGCGGCAGACGGCACGCAAATTGGTCCTGCGTCCGGCCAGCTGATAGGCTCGCCTATCTATGATCAGCGCTACGCACATTGTATCTCTGACCAATCCAATGGAGCCTATGTGGTTTGGTCGGAGTTTGATGATAATTTTTACTTGGATATCTTTGCGCAAAGAGTCAACTCTCAGTGCCAAACGATGTGGAGTGAACCGACGACCGTCTTGAATGAAACGTTTTATGACGAAATTGTCGTCGGTCTCGTGCCGAGCACGAACGGATCGTGCATCGCATTCGGCAGGACTGACGACTTTGCAGCATATCATGTCGAAGCCCTTCGTTTGACTTCAGAGGGGACTATTGACTGGCAAACTGCGGCAACTCCGGACAGCATTGACTTCAGCGACGTGATTTCGGACGGACATGGCGGCGCGGTGCTAACGTGGCGAGCAGGCTATTATGCGCAGGGAGATTGGCCGCGGGTGCAGAGACTTGACGCGAACGGCAGCTTGCTGTGGCCGACGGAAGGTGTACGATTGGACACGGTTTCGTACTACTCATCATATCCGAAACTCGGAATTGACCAAGCGGACAATGTCTTTGCAACTTATTTTGGTGAAAGTGAATCGGGGCTGCGAAATATTCGTGTGCAGAAGATCTCGCCGAACGGAGATTTGCTGTGGACTGAGAATGCGCGTGTGTTCGAGATGAACTTTTCAAATGTCGGTTGGCCGAAAATTGCGGTGGTCAATTCCGAGAACATCTACGTATGCTGGTCGGAGCAGGACCCGTCTTATACCACGAATCTTCTTGCGGTTCACTTGAATGGAAACGGTGAATCCGCACCTGATCCCTTCTGGCATGATCAGTCGGGTTCAGAGCTGATTGAGTCGCCGATGCGAACATTGGACTATCAATTGGTCGCCGATGTCGACGAAGGAATTGCCGTTGCGTGGTCAGAATTTTCGTCGACCGGCTTTGCAATCAGTCTTGCCGCGCAACGCATCTACGATCCGATTCCGGTGAGTGTTGAAGATGAACCTGTTGTGCCGACGGAGTTTTCTCTGGCGCAGAATTATCCCAATCCGTTCAATCCTTCGACGGTGATTGAGTTTTCTTTGCCGACCACAAGCAAGGCGAGTTTGAAGGTGTTTGATGTGACGGGAAGATTGGTAGCTACGCTGGTGGATGAAACGATGATCGCGGGAGTGCACCGGGTTTCGTTCGATGCGGCGAGTTTGCCTTCGGGAGTTTATTTCTATAACTTTAGAGCTGACCATCACTCGATGACGAGGAAGATGGTTCTCTTGAGATAG